The genomic segment AATCAATGCTTACGCACCCTTGACTATCCGTGTTCTTGCAGGTTGTTGGCAGACAAGCCAGAATAAGCGGAAGTCTGCCGTTTGACAACTTCGGCGGAGAGCGTGATTTTTCTTTTCTCATACCGTTACCGCCTTATGATTTTTTCATTTTACGGCGTTTGTAGAAGAAGATACCTGCCAGTCCAGCACCAGAGGTCAAAAGAAGTGCAAGCAGTCCGTAAAGGTTTGTGTTATCGCCCGTTTTGGGACTGTCGCTCGGTCTGTTTGGCTTTTCTGGTGTCGGTGGTGTTTCGGGTTTCTCTGGTTCTTTTGGCTTTTCCTTAAAGGTAATCGTCTGTCCCTTATCCTCAATATCCTTATGCTCGGTAACTTTCTTCGGATCGTCTGGATTGCTTAAATCGTACAATTCTTCAAAAGTTACAAGCTGTTTGCCGTCAAGGGAAGTAGCGTCAAGGGTAAAGGCAACTTCCACTTTCATAGTTTCGCTGTCAGCAGTAAAAGTGTAATCACTTTCCACACGTTTCCCATTGATAAGAAGCTCGGCATTTTCTTTTTTCAACATCTGCCAGCCCACCAGTTTGTACTGTGTACCGACTTCTAAGCCCTCTAAGGTTACGGTATCAATGATTGTTACCTCTTTTCCAGCTTCAAGCTCTTTGTTGCCGTCCTTATCGGTAGCAGTCGTATGAATTTTGATGATACGCTCTGTGATAAGTACGGTCTGCCCGTCGTCCTCAATGTCTTTATGCTCCGCAACTTTCACGGGTTCGTCTGGATTGCTGAAATCATACAATTCTTCAAAGGTAACAAGGTTCTTGCCACCTAAAGCAGACGCATTGAATATATAGGAAATTTCCACTTTCATTTCTTCATCATCAGCGACAAAGGTATAATCGTTTTCTACACGTTTCCCGTCAATGATAAGCTCGGCGTTTTCTTCCTTTAACATCTGCCAACCTTTCAACTGATACTTTGTGCCTTTTGTAAGTCCGTTTAATTTGACAGTATCAACGATTGTTACCTCTTTTCCTGCAAGGATAGTTTTTTCGCCGTCCTTGCTGGTCGCTGTGGTATGGATAGAGATTTCTTTTTCGTATTCATCAGTCAACGTTCCTAAATCAATCACAAGGTTATTTCTTGATACCACGATTTCAAAAGGTGGGATAAGTTCAAAGCCTTTGTTACTGTCGCAACGCATTTCTTCAATGATGTAGGTATCATAAGGTAATGCACCCTTGCTGTCGTCTGGTTCAGAAGTTCCAAACCACACACCGTCCTCGCTGGTCTTGCCTGCGTTGGTATTGTGCTTATGGGAAGCCCAGTCAGCAGAAGTGGAGAATTGCCCGTTATCATCAGTTACCACAACATGACTTTCGCCCGTCGTCTTGCTTGTGATCCTAAAGGGAACATCAGCAAGACGCTTATGTGTGCCTGCACCGATTTTCACGCCCTCAATATCTCCACGCTTAATCTGATTGTAGATAGAATGGGCTTCGTCGGTTAAGTCCACGATTTTTCCATTTTCTGTGATTACAAAATCAATCGGTTTTGCACCGTCAGTTAAGTAACCGTTGGGAGCTTCACTTTCAACGATACGGAATTTTCCATAAGGCAAGAGGTCAGCAGAAGTAGAAGCGATACCCTCAATATCTGTACGAATTGTCTTTACCACTTCATTTTTCTTGTATAGCTTGCCCTCAACCAAGACAGAATTATCATTTAAGGAAATGATGTCAAAAGCAGTATCTTTCAAAGTGGCACTTCCTTGTGGCTTCGTATCGCCCGTTTCTAAATCTCGTTTCTGAATTTTCACACCGCCACGGATAACCTTGTCTGATACAGAAAACTGGTTACTTCCAGATAGTACGGCAAGGTCGCCGTCCCCGGTAATCTGTGTTACATATAAGCCCTTAATCTGTTCGGACTTATCGCCAGTCTGCATATATGCACCGTCTAACAAGTAGCCGTTTGGAGCTTTCGTTTCCTCTACGGTTAGTGTTCCTAAAGGAAGAACGGCTTTACCATCCTGCATATAGAAACTGTCGCCAGATACCTTGTATGCGTCCGCTAATTTTGTGATGTAGTGGGTTATCCCGTCGCTGTCAGTTTCAGCGATTGTCTTTGTAACCCATGTACGAGTAGCTTCGGCAGGGAGATTGTCTTTATTATAGAAGCCTGCATAATACTTCCATGTAAATTCCGCACCTGCTAGAGAAGCGTTCCCCTGCGGATTGTCTTTCTGTGTTTCCATGTCAATCTTGAAAAGCTCAATCAAAGTGTCCGTTACTTTTGGCGTATCTGATACTTTTAAGGTTGCTGTTTCGCCAGCTTTGATTGTCAATGGATAGACAGTTTTATCCACATTATATCCTGCTGGTGCGGATAATTCCTTGATATAGACTGTGCCAGCCGTTACCTCTATAACATCTGTATTTCCATTTTCATCAGTCGTAAGGGTGGCAAGCTGTTTTGTGCAGTCCTTATCAGAAAAGACACCGTATGTTGCACCAGCGATTGAGTAATTCCCGTTACCGTCTGTAATGCTGGTATTACTGGTAGCCTTTTTAAGTTTCGCATTTCCGATATTTAACTTCGCCCAGAATTGCCCCAATTCCTGCCCCTCGCCAGAGTAGATATAACCGCCACATTCATAACGTCCTTTATTTTCTTTGACAAAGGCTCTTGCACCAGAGAAAACTTCGTCCTGCGTTGCCTTTGGAATTTCATCATAAGAAGCTCTCACGTTGTCGCATTGCCAGCCAAGATGTACGCTCAATCTCTGCCAGACAACAAGCTGTCTTAAAAGGTAGGCGTGATTGTTGCTTATTCCGCTGTGGCTGTCTGTGTACTGTTTCACATATTCGATAGATAAGGCAACGTCGCTTATCTGGTCGGCACTCATACGGGTGCTTGCGTCAATTCTGGTCTTGTAGCCATTCCTAAAATCTGTGTTAATGTCGATACAGTAAGCGTCCTCGCCCTCGACGGTCAAATGTCCCTCGTTAAAAGTAGAACCAATCGAACCGTCATTCATTACTTTTTCAACGATACCGACACGCTCTTTTGACTCCGTCCAGTATTGCTTGCTTTCTGCATGAACGGGTGTCGTCGGTAAAGTAGTAACGACAGTTGCAAGAGCTAAGAAGCCAGTACACAATCGTTTTAACATCTTTTTCATAAATCTAATGCTCCTTTCATTTTGGGTAATAAAATAGCCGTCCAATAAGAACGGCTGGAAATAGAAAAGGAACGTCATGTTAGGCGTTCCATAGTCTATAAGTTATTCAATTTTTTCTTGTTTCAATACTGATGTGTTGTACCATATCTTTGCATATCTAGGAAAACTTGCGTATCAAGGCTCATTCGTTAGTAGTAAATAAGTAGTAAATTGATGTGTTTGTTTCCTTGAAAATGCTGATAGATACTGTGTTTTAGCGGATAATCAGATTTTTATTGTGTTTTTATAATAAAAATTGTCCTTCTTACAAGATAAACATTGCATATTTCCAATTAAAGAGATACACTAAAAAGTAAGTATAACTGCTCTGTATCCCATCAGGCAACAGGATGTCGGACAGACATATACAAGTAACATATTGAGGGAGTATTGTAATAAATGAGCATCAAAATACCTATAGAAACTTCTGCCAGACATCTGCATATCTCGCAGGAAGATTTTGAAAAATTATTCGGAGAAGGAAGCAAACCACATTTTATCAAAGAATTAAGCCAGCCCGGACAATATCTGTGCCGGGAACGAGTAACTGTCAAAGGACCGAAAGGTACTTTCGAAAACATGGCACTTCTCGGTCCTTTCCGCAGCGACACGCAGGTAGAAATGTCCCTTACAGACACCAGAAAACTGGGGATTCCAAGTGTAATACGCCAGTCCGGTGATATCGAAGGAACTCCCGGCTGTATTTTATCTGGTCCATGCGGTGATATCGAAATCCCCAGAGGGGTCATCGTAGCCAAACGCCACATCCACATGACTCCGGATGAAGCACTTGCCCTGCATATCAAAGACAATGACGAAGTCTTCGTCCTGACCAAAAGCTACGGACGTGCACTTATCTACGCAGATGTAGTAGTCAGAGTCCACAGAAATTATCACCTGGCAATGCACGTAGACACTGATGAAGCCAACGCATTCAACAGTGATACAGAACCTTACGGCGTGATCGTCAGGTTCTTTGACAGTAACTTCAACACAGATAAGTGGATAGAAGACGAACTGTCAGGGATACGCAGATAAAATCCGACTTACCCGGCTAAAATAGCAGATGAATATAAAAAGGTTCCACAGTAACATTCAATTGATGATACTGCGGAACCAATTTTAATGCGTTTCAGCCAGCCATTCTTTAATCGTTTTTTCCGTTTCACCAAGGATTCTTGCTATTCTTTCTATGGATTCTCCTTCCTGCGCAAGCGAGATGGCTATGCTTTTTGCCTTTCTTAATTCACCCTGCTTTTCATAAATTGCCTGCAGTTTCTGTTCCTCTTCCTCTTTGTCATACTCAAATATACTCATCGCAATAACCTCCGCGCGGTTGACTCTGAGAAAATCCGCCAGAATTCCTTTCTGAATACATTCATCCACTGCTTCTTTTACAGCGGAATCCAAGCTCATAGTCTCCGCATTTTCACGTACTTTTTCTACATATTGCGCATATTCTCCAAGAATCCTGCACTGCTCCATCAATTTCCTGTTGCAGTCCCTGTTGATATTGATCGTAACTACCTTTAACTCCAGATTAGGCTCTCCCTGCTGGTTTTCGTAAGATTCTGACAGACAGTTCGTCCATCTGTCCGGCATTTTCCGCTTTCCATTATAGAATACAATAAAATTCGGTGCCGGTAATTTCAGCAGTATTGATGAATACAGGGATTTTCTGTCCACTAATTTCTGATATTCGCTGGATATATAAAACAAATCCCTCAATGGCATATTAGGATTGTAGGTTGACTGGTGTTCATACAGAAAAAGATTCGTATCAATGATAAACGCCAGATCATTCTTCATCCCCATATAGATTGCATTCTCCAGTGTAACAATCTCCAGCTTCATTTCATCTGTATACGCTGTTCCATTGATTGCATTATACAGAGATAACAGATTTTTCCTGTCAGAAAACAGTTTTCGGAATACTGTATCCTTGTAATTGCGGTTTGCAGTGACTTTTTTGCTCTTTCTTTTTGTCATAGACAATACCTCCTGTGTCAGCAGGAGTGCAAGAACATACTGCTCTTTTCCGAATTGTTCAGAACTCCTGCTTTTCTAATTTAATTGGAATTAAAAGCATGGATTTCTGAAATGAATTTAGAATATAAGACGGCAAAATGCCCTGAAACTTAAGAGAAATATGCTTTGGTTTTATACTAGCATGCTTCTTCAGTAGTTTCAAGACATTTTTATAGAATTTAATTTGACTATAGTTTGTAAAATTATTACGCATTAGTCCAGATCAAAGAGCTGGCGCTGTTTCAGGTCAACGGAGTTCCAGACAGTTCGTGTATTTGGTTTGCTATAAAGATAAACTGTACTGGATACTTTTGCATATACTTTACAATTGTTTTTATAAGTATATGTGCCATCTGCATTTTGCTTATTTACCGACAGCTCCTTTTTTGTAACCTGCCTATCTTCTGTCTGCACCGCTTTCCTTATAGTAGCGTTCCTTGCTCTGATACATTCTTGCATCTGCAGCTTTTGAAATTTCATATGCACTACCCCAGTTTCTCTCTGTGCTGAAAACCCATCCGTACGAAACAGTCATTGAATCAACAAACTTTCCATGCCAGTTTGCCACATTGGAGTCGAAGCCATGTATCAGTTCTTCCACCTGGCTTGTATTCTCTGTAATGATAACAGCAAATTCATCTCCACCGATTCTGTATACCTTTCCATACTCATGAAAGCTGTCTCTCATGCAATCTGCCGCTGCGCATATAAGCTCGTCTCCTGCCATATGGCCATAAGAATCATTTGCCCGTTTTAATCCGTTCAGATCTACAGAAATGTATACCCATTCCTCACTAAGATTAAGCTTTTTCATATCATTTTCATAGGCATGCCTGTTTAAACACCTGGTAAGCTCATCCGTATTTGAGGTGTATATCAGTTTTTCTTTTTCCAGTCTTTCTTTCATCACTTTGGAAAACATATAGGTTATACAGCAGGATGCCAGTACCAAATATGCACCTACTATAAAAATAGCAATCATGCCACCCTGCTGGTAAAACGAATCCTCTACAGTTACAATAACAATATAGTTATCATTCTGGTGCATCATGCATCTGCAGTGCTTTCCATCCATTCTGATCCGTGTTACAGTCGCACCGTCAGCACTGACATGATCCACTGATATCCCCACATCTTCCAGTTTTTCCCCTAATTTGCTACTGTCCGTGGCTCCTTCTATTACCTGTGTATCCCCATCTGCAACCATAATTTCCATGGCTTTATATACCGGCATTCCGGCAACTACATTGGAAATGTTATTCTGCTTTATTTCATTGAGAAGTCTCTTTGGCTCAATTCCCACCTGGAGCATCTTAGTTCCGTCTTCGTTCCAGGTGATGGCATACATCATTTTCTTTCCCTCTGCAGTATTGGGAGTAACATCCTGGCACATGGTCAGCGATTTATCCTTAAGCATAGGCTTAAAATACTCCATCTGCGCACCGGAATCAAAATTATAGCCAAAATAATTGGGCGCAGAACCACTGTAAATAGTTCCCTGATCATCAAACAGATGTATCTCATCAACGGCCATTAATTTTGCTATTTTCTGCAGCTCATTCACATCATATTCTACCGCCGGATCAGCATCAATCATATATGACACAGCTTTAGCCCTTACAATATAATCGTCCTTTAACGATTCGATCAGCTCGTTCCTGCTCTCATCATTTTTATCAAGCACAGTAATCACACGATCAAGAAGTACCTTTGATGTTCTATGGGCATTTCTGTCATTAACATATTTTAGAATGCTCGCTTCAAGGAGTAAGGCAACCACAATTATCATAATAGATAAAATTATAATTTTTTTCTTCTTCATATTTCCCGTTCCTTTGTCAGATATGTGGTTTTAGTGTAGCAAACGGCAGATGGGATGTCAACCTGGGAATCGTGTGCAGGCATCAGAAACATTGTACAATTTTTATAAATTTCCCCATTATCATTGCTATTTTTTGGTAAAAAGAGTATACTTTGAAATACTAAACATCAGGAGTACAAAATTATGAACACACACTCATCCGGATATTACAGCATAGACAAAGACTATAATATCCTAAGCTATAACGACACTGCCAAACAGCTGTACCCCAATCTCCAGCCGGGAGTAAAATGCTATAAGGCACTTATGGGGCTTGATTCCCCATGCCCGCCCTGCCCTGTAGCACTGGGGATACAGGGACCAAAGACTTACCTGGATCCGATCCGTCATATTTATGAAACAGTTGATGCAGTAGAGACTGTACAGCCCGATGGCAGCAGAGGACATGCACTTGTATTCAGCACAGTAGCCGAGGGAGAAAGCCTGTCAAAGTCTATTCCCACAGGTGAGAACTCTCTCCGTCTGCTGGGTGCCATCAACCTGCTTGCTTCTGACTATATGTCTGTTTATGGCGTAAACCGGGAAACCGGGAAAATCTCCGTATATCGTTCCAGATTTACTGATGCTTTTGCGGATCTCGATATTAAAGATAATTCAGATTATAAACTGTCATTTGATTTTCTCATTCAGAAATATGTTCATCCGGATGAGCGTTCCTATGTGTCCAGACACCTGAATTATGAAACCCTGCTGGAAAGACTCTCTCAGGAAGCCTCTTTCAAATTCCATTTCAGGCTTGTCACAGATACTGTCCATTACTATTATCTGCTCATTGCCAGAAACGGAAATGCCGACGACTATCGGGATTTTGTGATTGCAGTGGCCTGTGAAGACAATGATGTGACAGCACGCAAGATTTATGAAAATCAGCTCCACTCTCTCCTGGCATCCATTACCCATGCTGCCGGCTACTTTCATCTCGACCTTACAGATGATAAGATTCTGAAGATCGGAGGCACCTCTGCCCTGGCCTATAAGATGGATGCCGACGCTTCTATTGACCATTTTATCGCAGAGACTTCTGTTTTCATCCCGGTATTAAAGGACAGAAATGATTTCATCAACGCATTTTGTCGCAGTTCCCTGATGAAAAGCTACGAGGACGGTCAGGTGGAGGTCACCAGGGTTTCCCGCTGCCTCTACGATGACGATATAATCAGAATTTCCAAATATGTGGCGAGACTGCTGCTCAATCCTTCCAACAACCATCTGGAAGCAATCCTCTACGGTGAAGATGTCACCAGAACACAGGAAGCCTATGAGACACAGGTAAGTATTGTCCAGACACTGAGCAGCAACTACCTGAACGTATACCTGATCAACCCCAGAGAAAAAACTCTCTCTGTGATCAAGCAGGAAGACCATGATGTCCCTGATCAGGACAAAAAACACAAGGATACATACCCCTATGATCTTTTCCTCTCAGACTATATCCGGCAGCGTGTACATCCTGATGACCGTACAATGCTGGAAGAATCCCTGGACCTGGGCAATGTAATGGGTGTTTTGTCCGGTCAGTCCGAATACAAGGGAAATTACCGGATAAATGACAGGGATGGTATCCACTACTATCAGTTCCGCTTTATCAAAAACGAAGACTCCGGTATCATTGTTCTGGGATTTCTGAATGTAGACGATGTGGTGGAATCAGAGATCCGGCACCAGAAGCTCCTTAAAGAAGCTCTTGACACTGCCGAACGAGCCAACGCAGAGAAGTCCAATTTTCTTTCCCGCATGTCACACGATATGCGTACGCCGCTGAATGGGATCATTGGTCTGCTGGAAATTGATAAAAAACATGAAAATGATGTTAAATTCCTTAAAAATAATCGTGAAAAAGCATTCATTTCAGCCAGTCATCTGCTCTCTCTCATCAATGATGTGCTGGATATGTCCAAGATCGAGGAAGGCGGACTTGTACTCAACCATGAACCTTTTGATCTGATCAGATATGAAAAAGAGACACAGATGCTGATTGATATGCAGGCACAGAAAAACGGCATTGATTTCACCGTTCATATCGCACCGGAGATATACGAACATCCCTTTGTATACGGAAGCCCTCTGCACCTCCGTCGTGCCATGATGAATATTTACAGTAACTGTATCAAATACAACAGAGAGAATGGGGCAATCCATACGGAGGTTGATGCTCTCCCTTCCCATGATCATAAACTGATCTGCAGATGGACGATCTCTGATACGGGAATCGGCATCAGCAGCGAATATCTGGAAAAGATCTTTGAACCCTTTACTCAGGAGAACGTGGATGCCCGGAGTGTATACCATGGCACCGGACTGGGTATGAGCATTGCCAAAGCATTATTTGAGCAGATGGGCGGTACCATTGAGATTACCAGTACTCCGGGTATCGGAAGTACTTTTGTGATCACACTGCCATTTGAAGAGGCAGAAGAAAGGGATATCTCTTCTGAGACGGAAGCTGAGCGAAACTCCATTCAGGGCATAAAGATCCTGCTGGCGGAGGATAATGAGATAAACAGAGAGGTGGCACAGGTACTCCTTGAAGAGGAGGGTGCTGTGGTAACTGCAGTATCCAATGGCAGGGAAGCTGTGAAATTTTTCTCCCGTCACCCTGAGGGGACATTTGATGTGATACTTATGGATATTATGATGCCTCTGATGGATGGATACGAAGCCACACGCCAGATCCGGAAGCTTGACAGGACGGATGCTTCTTCCATTCCCATCATCGCACTGACCGCCAATGCTTTTGCAGAAGATGTCCGCCACGCACTGGACTGTGGCATGAACGCACATCTGGCCAAACCACTGGATGTAAAAAAAATGATCCATACGATTGCCCTATATCTGTAAAAAAATATTTTCTGTAAATATTGCACAGTAACAGATTCTGTGCTATCATTCTAAAAAGCTTAAGGGGTAAAGTAGTGTATATTTTACCCCTGGCATAACTATTATTTTATTTACAGGTATAATATATGCAAAGAAAAGATAAAGGCTTTACCCTGGTTGAACTTGTAGTCGTGGTCGCAACCCTGGCAATAAAACAAATGAATATGTCGCAATTTCAGATCACCTCACCAACAAGGACTTTCATAATATTCTTAGCAAAGGTCAACCGTACGATACTTTGCAGGACGCTTACGATGCATATGAAAAGTTACTTACTGAAGGTAAATATGCGCAATATAAGGATACTCTGCCGGAATTATAAAAAATTCCCTGTTCAGACCAGAAATAAAATATTTCCGGTCGGGCAGGGAATTTCTTTCTTCACTGATTATCATACCGCATCCTTATACACTCTCTGAATATGCATTGCCAGATATCCTGTCTCTGTTTCATCCAGCTTATGTCCAATACATCCTTCCAGGTTTTTACAGATGTCAGTGGCAACCTTATAGGCCTGGGGATACTGATCCAACATATATTCATTCATGTCCAGATTCAGCTTCTCTCCTGTAGATGCACGCGCTACCATATACTTCATATGGTTCATCAGACGATTATAGGACAGTGACAGTACATCGATTGGCTTACCTGTTGCTTTCTCGATCATATCTATACACTCTCTCACTGCTCTCGCAGTCTGCATGGCAACAGATACCTTCTCGTCACCAATTGCAGAATGAATATGCAATGCCACATATCCAACCTCATGATCATCAATCTCTATCTGAAGTCTTTCTCTCAGAATTGTTTTCAGTGTTTCCGCAACTTTAAATTCACTGTAGAAAAGAACCTTGATATCCTCTGTCAGCGGATTGCTGATCTGCTCATTTCTGCGGATTCTGGCGACTGCAAAAGAAATATGGTCAGCAAGTGGAAAAAGAATTCCTCTGTCTATGGAATCTCCAAACACTTTCTGTGACTCTGTCAGAATTGCATCTGCAATCTCCAGATACTCCGGCTCTATTCCCTTTACCAGTTCCTTCGCAGATCCACGCTCTGTCTCCTGTTCCAGACGATATGTAGTGCATCCCTCCGGCTTATCAAAACGCTGGCTGACCTTTTTCCCAAAGCCAACACCCTTGCCAAGAATCACATACTCCTTGTTTTCATCCATATCAATGGCTATAACACCATTATTATTTAATACCTTGCTAACTCTGTACATCTCTGTCGTAATCCCCTCTGTAAAAATTTATTGCCATTATAACAATTTTCCCTTTGACATTAAAGCATGTTTGATATAGTTTACCATATTTTGAATAAGAATCCTACCCGTCACACAAATTTGTTACATTTTTGATTCCCGGATTTCTCCTGCCAAAAGTCATCCTTTTTAATTCACATGCATAAAAAAACAGCCAGATAATCAAGATATCATCTCTTTTGATCATCCAACTGTTTTTTAACATGTTTAACTTCGTTATTTCTATATTATAACAATATTATTCCAGCGTTTCCACCGCAAACAACGGTTCACCGGCCTTGATTTCACCGTTTGCCAGAAGTCTGATCCTCTGGTTGTCTTCCGGTTCAGTATCAAGGATAGGGGAAGTGATGGACGGAGCATTGGCAGTTAAGAACTCCAAATCCAGTTTCATCATCGGATCGCCTTTTTTCACTTTCTGACCCTCTGTTACCAGGATTTCGAAGCCTTTTCCTTCCAGTTTTACAGTGTCGATTCCCATATGAAGAAGCATAGGGATACCGGAATCTGTCTGGAAACCTATGGCATGTTTTGTATCAAAAATAAACTCAACTTCTCCGTCTGCAGGTGCATATACAGTACCTTCTGTTGGTGTCACCACTGCACCGTCACCCATCATTTTTCCTGCAAATCCTTCATCCGGTGCAGTAGAAAGATCTGCTGCGATTCCGTCTACAGGGCTGTAAATGATTGCTGTTTTTCTGATTTTTTCTTCTTTTACAGGTGTCAAGGCCTGTGCTGTACCTGCATTTTTGTCCTCAACCTCTGCACTGTTCTGTCCATCTGCATTTCCTGCTGCAGCATTTTCCTGTACCTGTACCTTATCCGGTGTCTCATCCGCGAATTCTTTGGGAGCAGTCTCCAGATATTCTTCCAGCTTCGCCTTGATAACAGTTACATGAGGTCCATAGATAACCTGTACGCCCTGTCCTTTTTTCACGATTCCTCTGGAATCTGTCTGTTTCAGAAGTTCATCGCGAACTCTCTCAGGCTCTGCAACTGTGATACGAAGTCTGGTCGCACAACAGTCAACATCTACGATATTTTTCTTTCCGCCAAGGCCTCTGGTGATCAGTTCACTTACCGGATCACCGGAGATTGCTGCAACTGCACCAGCTGTCTTTCCGGCTTCTTTTCTTGCATTTACATCAGCTTTTGTATAAAGCTTTGTCTCTGTATCATCATCTTCACGTCCCGGAGTCTTGAAATTAAATTTCCTGATCATAAATGTAAAGATCACATAATACAGGACGAAATAAATAATACCAACCGGGATGATTCTCAGCCAGCTTGTTTTTGCATTTCCCTGCAGGATACCAAAGAGGAACAGGTCAAGGAAACCGCCTGAGAAAGTAAGTCCTACTGCAATATTCAACATATGTGCGATCATATAGGCCGCACCTGCCAGGATCACCTGAACTACGAACAGTGCCGGAGCTACAAACAGGAATGAGAATTCCAGCGGTTCAGTGATACCAGTAAACATACATGCCAGCGCTGCGGAAAGAAGAAGTCCGCCTGCCGCTTTTTTCTTCTCAGGTTTTGCACAGCGATACATAGCCAGCGCTGCTCCCGGAAGACCAAAAATCATAAAGATAAACTCACCAGAGAAATATCTGGTTGCATCCGCACTGAAATGTGCTATATTTGCAGAATCAGCAAGCTGCGCAAAGAAGATATTCTGTCCGCCCTGTACCACCTGTCCTGCAACTTCCATAGTTCCGCCCACTGCTGTCTGCCAGAATGGCATATAAAATACATGATGCAACCCAAAGGGGATCAGTGCTCGTTTAATAATACCAAAAATCAGAGTTCCCAGATATCCACTGCCTGTTACCAGACCGCCCAGAGCATAAATACCGTTCTGAAC from the Blautia wexlerae DSM 19850 genome contains:
- a CDS encoding SrtB-anchored collagen-binding adhesin produces the protein MKKMLKRLCTGFLALATVVTTLPTTPVHAESKQYWTESKERVGIVEKVMNDGSIGSTFNEGHLTVEGEDAYCIDINTDFRNGYKTRIDASTRMSADQISDVALSIEYVKQYTDSHSGISNNHAYLLRQLVVWQRLSVHLGWQCDNVRASYDEIPKATQDEVFSGARAFVKENKGRYECGGYIYSGEGQELGQFWAKLNIGNAKLKKATSNTSITDGNGNYSIAGATYGVFSDKDCTKQLATLTTDENGNTDVIEVTAGTVYIKELSAPAGYNVDKTVYPLTIKAGETATLKVSDTPKVTDTLIELFKIDMETQKDNPQGNASLAGAEFTWKYYAGFYNKDNLPAEATRTWVTKTIAETDSDGITHYITKLADAYKVSGDSFYMQDGKAVLPLGTLTVEETKAPNGYLLDGAYMQTGDKSEQIKGLYVTQITGDGDLAVLSGSNQFSVSDKVIRGGVKIQKRDLETGDTKPQGSATLKDTAFDIISLNDNSVLVEGKLYKKNEVVKTIRTDIEGIASTSADLLPYGKFRIVESEAPNGYLTDGAKPIDFVITENGKIVDLTDEAHSIYNQIKRGDIEGVKIGAGTHKRLADVPFRITSKTTGESHVVVTDDNGQFSTSADWASHKHNTNAGKTSEDGVWFGTSEPDDSKGALPYDTYIIEEMRCDSNKGFELIPPFEIVVSRNNLVIDLGTLTDEYEKEISIHTTATSKDGEKTILAGKEVTIVDTVKLNGLTKGTKYQLKGWQMLKEENAELIIDGKRVENDYTFVADDEEMKVEISYIFNASALGGKNLVTFEELYDFSNPDEPVKVAEHKDIEDDGQTVLITERIIKIHTTATDKDGNKELEAGKEVTIIDTVTLEGLEVGTQYKLVGWQMLKKENAELLINGKRVESDYTFTADSETMKVEVAFTLDATSLDGKQLVTFEELYDLSNPDDPKKVTEHKDIEDKGQTITFKEKPKEPEKPETPPTPEKPNRPSDSPKTGDNTNLYGLLALLLTSGAGLAGIFFYKRRKMKKS
- the pduL gene encoding PduL/EutD family phosphate acyltransferase — encoded protein: MSIKIPIETSARHLHISQEDFEKLFGEGSKPHFIKELSQPGQYLCRERVTVKGPKGTFENMALLGPFRSDTQVEMSLTDTRKLGIPSVIRQSGDIEGTPGCILSGPCGDIEIPRGVIVAKRHIHMTPDEALALHIKDNDEVFVLTKSYGRALIYADVVVRVHRNYHLAMHVDTDEANAFNSDTEPYGVIVRFFDSNFNTDKWIEDELSGIRR
- a CDS encoding Rpn family recombination-promoting nuclease/putative transposase, encoding MTKRKSKKVTANRNYKDTVFRKLFSDRKNLLSLYNAINGTAYTDEMKLEIVTLENAIYMGMKNDLAFIIDTNLFLYEHQSTYNPNMPLRDLFYISSEYQKLVDRKSLYSSILLKLPAPNFIVFYNGKRKMPDRWTNCLSESYENQQGEPNLELKVVTININRDCNRKLMEQCRILGEYAQYVEKVRENAETMSLDSAVKEAVDECIQKGILADFLRVNRAEVIAMSIFEYDKEEEEQKLQAIYEKQGELRKAKSIAISLAQEGESIERIARILGETEKTIKEWLAETH
- a CDS encoding GGDEF domain-containing protein, giving the protein MKKKKIIILSIMIIVVALLLEASILKYVNDRNAHRTSKVLLDRVITVLDKNDESRNELIESLKDDYIVRAKAVSYMIDADPAVEYDVNELQKIAKLMAVDEIHLFDDQGTIYSGSAPNYFGYNFDSGAQMEYFKPMLKDKSLTMCQDVTPNTAEGKKMMYAITWNEDGTKMLQVGIEPKRLLNEIKQNNISNVVAGMPVYKAMEIMVADGDTQVIEGATDSSKLGEKLEDVGISVDHVSADGATVTRIRMDGKHCRCMMHQNDNYIVIVTVEDSFYQQGGMIAIFIVGAYLVLASCCITYMFSKVMKERLEKEKLIYTSNTDELTRCLNRHAYENDMKKLNLSEEWVYISVDLNGLKRANDSYGHMAGDELICAAADCMRDSFHEYGKVYRIGGDEFAVIITENTSQVEELIHGFDSNVANWHGKFVDSMTVSYGWVFSTERNWGSAYEISKAADARMYQSKERYYKESGADRR